In the Panthera uncia isolate 11264 chromosome D2, Puncia_PCG_1.0, whole genome shotgun sequence genome, one interval contains:
- the ENO4 gene encoding enolase 4, whose protein sequence is MGEEGGGRSCGTTRELQKLKQQAMEYYRENDVPRRLEELLNSTFYLQPADVYGHLANCFSKLAKPPTICKVVGRNVLDGLGLPTLQVEIFCTIQNFPKNICSVVISTHFEVHENALPEQAEAEEVERSEAVSTAVQWVNKTITEELRGIAPSNQAEVDQVLRTFFESKVQEEKERRQLEKGLEDQTISIPSPPPPPPPARKKGQRQGRTDTLTEKPILPPEPVEPVLSGSMAIGAVSLAVAKTSAMLDNNPLYLNIALLRHPQEQPTKLTIPLLMVSLVSCGKSSPGKLNLMKEVICIPHPGLTAKQGVEMLLEIQKHINKTIEMPPPPKTETKKGHNGNKRSQQPITGKMSHLGCLTINYDTIEQPLLLIEGICANLGLDLGTNLHLAINCAAHELIDYSRGKYEVMTGTYKNAAEMADLYGDLISRFPSIIALIDPFRKEDSEQWDSIYNALGSRCYIIAGTTSKSISKLLENGNISIPKSSGLIIKHTNQTTMSDLVQITNLLDSKKHIAVFGSTEGESSDDSLVDLAIGLGVRFIKLGGLSRGERVTKYNRLFTIEEELVQKGALGFNEEHTFFSLHEEAEKATVAGGPPELLEPIFPTEVMEGSAKA, encoded by the exons ATGGGGGAAGAAGGCGGCGGCCGCAGCTGTGGGACCACTAGGGAGCTGCAGAAGCTGAAGCAGCAGGCGATGGAGTACTACCGGGAGAACGACGTCCCGCGCAGGCTGGAAGAGCTGCTCAACTCCACCTTCTACCTCCAGCCTGCCGACGTCTACGGGCACCTG GCAAACTGTTTCTCTAAACTTGCAAAGCCTCCCACCATATGCAAAGTAGTGGGGAGAAACGTATTGGATGGACTGGGGCTTCCAACCCTACAAGTGGAAATATTCTGCACCATTCAAAACTTCCCCAAG AACATATGTTCAGTGGTGATCTCAACGCACTTTGAAGTCCATGAGAACGCTTTACCCGAGCAGGCTGAGGCGGAGGAAGTGGAAAGGTCTGAGGCCGTCAGCACTGCTGTGCAGTGGGTCAACAAAACCATCACGGAGGAGCTTCGGGGCATAGCCCCCTCCAACCAGGCCGAGGTGGACCAGGTGCTCAG GACATTCTTTGAAAGTAAAGtacaagaagagaaggagagaagacagcTGGAAAAGGGCCTGGAAGACCAAACAATATCCATCCCTtcacctccacctcctccacccccagcaagaaaaaaaggacaaaggcaAG GGAGGACAGATACTCTTACAGAGAAGCCTATCTTGCCTCCAGAACCTGTTGAACCTGTCCTCAGTGGCAGCATGGCCATTGGGGCAGTGTCACTAGCTGTGGCCAAAACCAGTGCCATGCTGGACAATAACCCCCTCTACTTAAATATTGCATTACTGAGGCACCCTCAG GAGCAGCCGACAAAGCTAACTATACCTTTGCTAATGGTATCTCTGGTCAGCTGTGGGAAGTCATCGCCCGGGAAGTTGAATTTAATGAAAGAAGTGATTTGTATACCCCATCCTGGATTAACAGCTAAACAA GGTGTGGAGATGCTTCTGGAAATTCAGAAACATATTAACAAAACAATTGAAATG CCGCCTCCTCCAAAAACAGAGACCAAAAAAGGGcataatggaaacaaaagaagtCAA CAGCCCATCACCGGCAAGATGTCCCATCTTGGCTGTTTAACCATTAATTACGACACCATAGAGCAGCCGCTGCTCCTCATCGAAGGCATCTGTGCAAACCTGGGGCTGGACCTGGGGACCAATCTGCACCTAGCCATCAACTGTGCTGCACACGAGCTGATAGATTAT AGCAGAGGGAAGTACGAAGTGATGACGGGAACGTACAAAAACGCGGCCGAGATGGCGGACCTGTACGGGGATCTGATCAGCCGGTTCCCTTCAATTATCGCCTTGATCGATCCTTTCAGGAAGGAG GACTCTGAACAGTGGGACAGCATCTATAATGCTCTTGGTTCCAGATGTTACATAATTGCAGGAACTACATCCAAAAGCATTTCTAAACTTCTAGAGAATGGTAACATCAGCATCCCCAAATCCAGTGGGCTGATCATCAAACACACCAATCAAACTACGATGTCTGACTTGGTGCAAATAACCAATCTTCTTGACA GTAAGAAGCACATCGCTGTCTTTGGAAGTACAGAAGGAGAGTCTTCTGATGACAGCCTTGTCGATTTG GCCATTGGACTCGGTGTCCGGTTTATCAAGTTGGGAGGTCTTTCTCGAGGCGAACGGGTGACTAAGTACAACCGCCTTTTTACTATAGAGGAAGAACTCGTCCAGAAGGGAGCACTGG GTTTCAACGaggaacacacatttttttccttgcatgAGGAAGCTGAAAAGGCCACCGTGGCTGGGGGGCCGCCTGAGCTCCTGGAGCCCATCTTCCCCACAGAAGTGATGGAGGGATCGGCCAAAGCATGA